The following are from one region of the Nicotiana tabacum cultivar K326 chromosome 3, ASM71507v2, whole genome shotgun sequence genome:
- the LOC107781210 gene encoding uncharacterized protein LOC107781210, which translates to MIPQQWTPPCNKQCTNKFSALTQIPWRVFCKKACDADGDTWEECLEECEEMCYKGPVLKDQQWSAYIDRAPGSATQSEDCHRACVAGCGFKFDIPTEKVNKIQSSRSSKPLVEEEPTDKNKTTA; encoded by the exons ATGATTCCACAACAATGGACGCCGCCTTGTAACAAACAATGCACCAATAAATTCTCTGCTCTCACCCAAATTCCTT GGAGAGTTTTCTGCAAAAAGGCGTGTGATGCTGATGGTGATACATGGGAGGAAT GTTTGGAAGAATGTGAGGAGATGTGCTATAAGGGTCCAGTTCTGAAGGATCAACAATGGAGTGCTTATATTGATCGTGCCCCTGGTTCTGCAACCCAATCTGAG GATTGCCATCGTGCTTGTGTAGCTGGCTGTGGTTTCAAG TTTGATATCCCTACTGAGAAAGTAAATAAAATCCAATCAAGCAGATCATCCAAGCCTCTTGTAGAAGAGGAGCCAACTGATAAGAACAAGACCACTGCCTGA